From the genome of Aspergillus oryzae RIB40 DNA, chromosome 4:
GCCAACCAAGTTATCAAGTTGCGGGGTGTCCTCGAAGAAATCTTGAACTATAAACGTGCACCCTAGCCTGGATCTGTCATCGAACAGCTCGAACCCCAGGTTGATAAATTCTTCTGTCGAGTCCAATCCGATGAGATTTGCTGATGGAGCGCCGTCTTGTACTAAACGTCTAATGTCTTGTCCTAGGCCGCAACCTAGGTCTAGAAAGAGGTTTCCTGCTCGGGTTTGAGCTAGGATTTGCTCGTACAGGAGAGAATGGGATAGGGCGGAATAGAGAAACTCATAGTGTCGGAAACAGGGGTACTTCGAGATGGCCCAGGCTTGATGGGCCTTTTGTCGTCAGCAACTAtattggcttttctttggatatgGATGAAATACGTACAATGTGTTTCACGTGTTTCTCTAATTCTTCGGGATCTAGGTTGGCATATTCTTTTATAAGTTTTCCTCCATCGCCGTTGAGTATATGGGAGAAGTCAATTTCTCGTTCCATGTAGAGAAAGGTTCGGGCTGGTGGGCCATCATTGCTTATTGAGAAAATGGAGGTGTATGATGAGAATATAAACAAGTCTACGTGACGGTAAATACCACGCCTATCCTTTAGGGCCTGGTAAAGAAAGGCCTAACATTGCAGGACTTATAAGAGTAAGATGTAGAGTTTTAGAAAACAGGTTTCCAAAAAATGAGCCACACCTCCAGTGTTTATTATTGGATATGCTCTAGGTTCCAAAGCCCATGATGCGCCAGAAAACAAGTATCGCTCCATGTGACATCCAGTGCCCAACCTGATATCACCTGTATATTATTGCGGCAGAACCTGTCCAGCCGTACGCCTTatcattcttcacttcccaGGCTGAAACTCCAGAACCAATAGAAACCAATCCTTGACTGATGGGGAGCAGAAAGGCGTACAGAAGTCTTTGCATTATGATGCTAACCacctgtatatatatgtccCCGTCATCGGTATGTCCTTGTGCCAGGATGGCCGGAAAGCATCCTGGACTCATGGTATCAAAATTATGATGGTCAATATAACTTGTAGTAATACACCCATGAAGCTCGAAATTGTTCCATGATTGTATGTATTCTTACGTCAATTTGGATAGAAGACAAAGGTATCCAGCATAGCTATCCCAGATCATAACTTAACAACCGAAAAACTCCCCGAAGGTATGATGAGCACATCATCTGtgaaaggaggaaaataGAAACGATCCATGTCTATCCCACGCTTCCGAACAGGACACCACACCGAATAACACCTCGACCGCTATAAATATGCGAACAGATAGAAGGAGCAGCAAGATTAGTACGAAGGCCATCTACAATGATCAACCCTTGTGGActttccagttcttcttcttctcagcccGGAACGCAGGAATGGTATGATCTTTACCTTGCTTGCGAGCGATCTCTATTACAAGGAATCGCACGAAATCTGAGAGGGTCCAGTAGCTGCTATGCGCACTCAACATATTCAAGTACTGGATGTTTAAGGGTCCGCCACCACCGGAAAGGTAGTAGTCTATTTGGCCATTGTCATTGAGAAGGAACATACGCTTTTCTGCGATCTCTTCGCGGGTGAAATCGTGGGTTTCAAGCTCGACATTAGAGGGTAGTTTCGAAATGACGGCAGGACGAGATGGTGCTACATTAGCGGCGGCCATCATAGATGGAGCTGAACTCCAGCGAAAAACGCTACCGAATGACTTCCagaatgatgctgatgtGCTGGGGATAGAAGTTACTTTAAGTGAGTTGGCTAGGTCGCTGTCGACGGCGGCATT
Proteins encoded in this window:
- a CDS encoding class I SAM-dependent methyltransferase (predicted protein), with the translated sequence MEREIDFSHILNGDGGKLIKEYANLDPEELEKHVKHIAHQAWAISKYPCFRHYEFLYSALSHSLLYEQILAQTRAGNLFLDLGCGLGQDIRRLVQDGAPSANLIGLDSTEEFINLGFELFDDRSRLGCTFIVQDFFEDTPQLDNLVGRVKVINSSYFMHLFDWDTQLRVAKRMMSFPGEGGAHYWF